The genomic stretch TGAGTTTGTTTTTTCTAGCTGAATCCTAGAGGGCGTATGTTTCTTTGGTGTTTAATGAAAtcatcattcatccaaaaaaaaaaaattgcatgtttttctaatatcttttttttttttttttctaataaaaaaacattgcaTGTTATGTTTCATTAtgttatgatttaaaaataagtGTCGCACTATATGTTTTTCATGTGAACCATCGTGCATATAGGATTTTAGGGTTAACAAATCTGGCCTTCACGCTGTATAATTTCTTTGACGATAGCATCATGAAAGTTTCCATGCAACACAAaagttttaattattattattattaaggtCGAAGACACCTTCCGTTACATTAATTTCAAACAGAAACCACATCAAATGCTAAAACAGACcaagtgaaagaagaaaagttacaTTAttagcacattttttttttaaaaaaaaaccacaaatcTCTTAATGCATAGATCAAGGTGAGTGCAGTGTTGGTACCAGATGAAGAGGAATTTTCCTCGTCACAGTGAGCCCATTAGCTTCGCTAAAGTCCAAGTCTTCCCCATGTACATTATCACCAGGCAACTTCCAGTCAAACCAATATAAGATGTTGGCAATCACATATTCAATTGAAGAAACACCAAATGCCAATCCTGGACATCCCCTTCTCCCAGCTCCGAATGGGATGAATCCAAAGTCTTGGCCTTTGAAATCAATGGGATTGTCTTTAAATCTATCCGGGAGGAACTCTTCTGGCCTCTCCCACACAGTAGGGTCCCTCTGGATTGCCCATGAATTGACAATTACTCTTGTTTTTGGTGGAATATCATAACCTTCAAATTTCACATTTGCTGATGTTTCTCGAGGTAGCAAGAGAGGACCTGGTGGATGTACTCTTAGAGTTTCTTTGAGGACACGCTTCAAGTAATCCATTTGGTTGATGTCATTCTCATCTATCTTTGATTTCTTTCCCACCACCCTTCTCACCTCTTCTTGTGCTTTCTTCATAATATTTGGATGTTTTATAAGCTCCGCCATTAACCATTCCAAAGTTGTTGAACTTGTGTCAGTTCCTCCCAGGATCATATCCTGAAATTATGGAAACACAAAACTTTTAGACATGaggttgtgtgtgtgtgggatgtattagagagagagagagaacgagagaAAGAGACAATTAGAATTGCTTTGAGGTTGTCGTTGGTGAGCTCAAAGTCGAGCATGCTATTCTTTTGAAGTCGGAGGAGAATCTCAACGAAATCAAGCTTATTAGGCTGGTCATCATCACTATTCTTTGTCTTATGTTCTTCAATCACTTGATCAAACAAAGCATCGAATTCTCTAGCAAGGGCTTTCAGGCTCGGAATTACTCCCGTAAGAACATCAATCCATccaaaagaagggaaaaaatctCCAAAACAGAATGCTACAAATGACACCATTGCTCTCCCTGATAGTTCTCCGAACTTGCTcttaccattttcttcttcaaacttCCGTCCAAGTATACATCTAGAGGCTATGTTGTTCGAGGTTGTAATGAACATCTCGCTTAGATTAACAGAACCCCCTTTGAGACACGTGTCATGTATCTTGTTGATTAACTcttcagcttcttcttcctttacATACTGGAACGATTGCACACATTTGTTGCTCAAAAGTTCGAGGACACAAATTTTCCTTGCTTGTCTCCAGTACTCACCATAGGGTGAGAACCCTACGTCTATGCATCCATAGACTAAGATTTTGGCAGCTGTGGTTTGGGGCCGGTTTGAGAAAATGATATCATGTGTCTTCATCACTTCTCTGGCCATTTTGGCAGATGACACCACAAGGGTTGGAGCACTGCCTATGTATAAGAACATTAGAGGGCCGTACTTGTCAGAAAGGGCTCGAAGAGAACGGTGTGGGAGTGTGCCAAGCTGGTGCAGGTTGCCGATGATTGGTAGCTTTGGTGGGGATGGAGGTAAATTGGGTTTGCCACTTGTAATACGCTTGAAAACATAGAGAAAAGGGATGAGAAAAACAAGCGAGAGGAGTGGATTGAAGGGTACTTTTTGCAGCTCTTGCCATGATTGTTGCAGTAATGATAGTAGAGCCGTGGCCATTTCCTCTCTCAAGTGTTTAGCACAACGCGACTCTCAGTTATTATATAGAACAAAGATTTTGGTCAAGATATTTACAATCTTGATGTAAGaatagttaatttgtaaaaCAACCAATGGAAAAATTGACGTCGATTACTAAGTcaaaataaagaatttaatGACCAAGTcaaaataaagaatttaatGTGAATGCTCAGTGGCTGACAAGTACAGCAACGAATAAATGGGCAGATGAGGTCTTGGAAGATAAGACACTCCTTAAATTCTTAAAGCCAACCACGTGATGTGAAAAATGCATGCATGTTTGACACCCAAAGCTTCAATGGTATTTGGTGCTGCTCTTGCCATGATTGTTGCAGCAATGATAGTAGAGCCATGGCCATTTCCTCTCTCTAAGTGTTTAGCACAACGTACGCGACTCTCAGTtagtatatataaaagattttgGTCAAGATATTTACAATCTTGATGTAAGaatagttaatttgtaaaaCAACCAATTTCAGTGGCGGAGTCAGAGAatttatattgggggtgccactaaaatttttttgacgttctaaaaatttggtaattcacacaatatatgcattacaacaaaatatctataaaagttcgtgcttaaattgatatattagaaatgtaatatGTCAGTactatatgaaaaaaaaaaaaaacttccattCCCAATACAAAAGTGTTTAGTTTGCTATAGACATGAGCAACAACACAACAAAAAGCTAAACAAGAACTTCAACAAACAAAGTAaccattcaaaatattatttaactatcacaaacacataataatacaAACTACTTACTACTTACGAAATAAACTTGAACACAATTAATcgtgtctaagaaaaatgagaacCTTTCAGTGAATCTGAAGCAtcttaataaattttttgaaaacaaaccaaacacaaTAAGATTTAGCCAAATGCTGTAAAccaa from Corylus avellana chromosome ca1, CavTom2PMs-1.0 encodes the following:
- the LOC132165907 gene encoding cytochrome P450 71A1-like produces the protein MATALLSLLQQSWQELQKVPFNPLLSLVFLIPFLYVFKRITSGKPNLPPSPPKLPIIGNLHQLGTLPHRSLRALSDKYGPLMFLYIGSAPTLVVSSAKMAREVMKTHDIIFSNRPQTTAAKILVYGCIDVGFSPYGEYWRQARKICVLELLSNKCVQSFQYVKEEEAEELINKIHDTCLKGGSVNLSEMFITTSNNIASRCILGRKFEEENGKSKFGELSGRAMVSFVAFCFGDFFPSFGWIDVLTGVIPSLKALAREFDALFDQVIEEHKTKNSDDDQPNKLDFVEILLRLQKNSMLDFELTNDNLKAILIDMILGGTDTSSTTLEWLMAELIKHPNIMKKAQEEVRRVVGKKSKIDENDINQMDYLKRVLKETLRVHPPGPLLLPRETSANVKFEGYDIPPKTRVIVNSWAIQRDPTVWERPEEFLPDRFKDNPIDFKGQDFGFIPFGAGRRGCPGLAFGVSSIEYVIANILYWFDWKLPGDNVHGEDLDFSEANGLTVTRKIPLHLVPTLHSP